In Deltaproteobacteria bacterium, the genomic stretch CCAGGTCGAGAACGTGATGCGGATCATCGCCCGGCTCGACTCGCTGGAGACGGCGACCCGCCGCCAGATCGACCGCATCGCGTCGCTGCGCGCGTAGACCTCGGGCGGCAACGCGGTTGCGCGCGTGCTAGCCTCGACCCGTCGTGCTCGACCTCAAGGCGAAGCTCGCAGCCGCAGGGCTGGTCACCAAGGACGACGTCGCGCGGGCCGAGGCCGCCAAGGCCAACCGTCGCGGCGGCAAGCCACAGACACCGCCACCGCCGGCCTCGGGGCTCAAGGTGTCGGCGCTGCGCGGCAAGAACAAAGGCGAGATCTACGACGCGGTGCGACGCTTCGTCGACAAGGTCCGGCTCGATCCCGTCGGTGCGCCGCCGAGCGAGTCGGCGCGGGCGTTCCACTTCCCGCTGCCGACCGGCAAGATCGGCCGGCTCGTGCTCGAGCCCGAGCTCGCCGGCCAGCTCGAGGACGGTCGTGCTGCGCTGATCTCGTACATGTCGAACCATGGCCTCGCGCACGCAGTGGTGCTCGCCGCCCACGGCCGCGAGATCGCCGAGCTCATGCCGCTGTGGTTGCGCGTGCTCGTGGGTGACGAGCGTGCGGGTGCGATGGCCGAGGAGCCCGCCAAGCGCGATGAGCCGCGCAAGTGATCGTCTGCCCGACGCGCGCGACGGTCTGACGCGGATCGAGCGCGTGGTGCTCTACGAACTGTCGCGCCTGCAGCGCGAGCGCGGCGATCGCAACGTGCCCACCGCCATGCTCTACGGCCGCGTCGTCGAGCACGTCGACATCTCGGTCGGCGAGCTGCAGCGCGTGCTGCAGCGGATGATCGGCACGCGCTGACAGCAGCGCCGCGGCTCACATCAGGATGCCCTTCGTCGGGCTTGCGCAGCGCCGGCAGCTCGGTCTCACCCAGTCGCTGGCGGAGGTTGACCTCGATCATCGTCGACAGCGCCGACAGCGGCAGCGCCGGCCAGAACATCGTGAAGGGATCCTCGAGCACGCGTCCGACCTCGTTGATCAGCGTGAAGCTCAGGCACACCAGCACGGTCAGCGGGATCGTCGCCCAACCCACCTCACCGACGATGCCCAGCGGCAGCAACACCGCGTAGATGCCGGTGATGCGCGAGGCCAAGAAGCCGTAGCTGGGTGGGAACGGAGTGCGCTTGATGCGTTCGCAGCCGCCCTGCACGTCGAGCAGCGTCGCGATCGAACGATCGAGCGACTGCAGCCGCAGCGGATCGAGGTGACCGGCGTTCGCGAGCGCCACCAGGTCCTCGGTCTGGCGGTGCAGCAGCGCGTGGGTGAGGTTCGACTCGCCGCGCAGGTGCGCGCGGGACTCGGGGTCGAGGAAGCGCTGCACCTCGGGGTCGACGAAGGGGTCCTGCTCGCGCAGCAGGCACCGCAGCACGTGAACGTAGGCGATGTGGCGGCGCACCAGACCCTGCTGGGTCTCGCGCGTCGCATCGTCGAGCTGCACCGCGTAGCTCAACACCTGCGTCGTGAAGTGCCGCGAGGTGTTGACCAGCTGGCCCCACAGTCGCCGCCCTTCCCACCAGCGGTCGTAGCAGGAGTTGGTGCGGAACGAGACGAAGATGCCGATCGCGCCACCGAGCACCGCGAGCGGCACGGTGTCGACCTCGAACCAGTGGATGTTGCCGAGGCGATCGAGCGCGGTGATCACCGTCGCGATGCCGAGATACATCAACACCGCGCGGGCCTGCCAGCCCAGCAGCCCGACGAGGGTTCCCTGATAGTTCACGAACATGGCCGCGCGAGCGTGCCCGCGCGAGCGCGGTTCGTGCAAGCGCGCCGACACCTGCCCGATCGCGCGGGGCTCACCCCGTTCGGATGGCGGGTCGCCTCGCCGTCAGTTCGCGCCCGACCACAGATGGACCGCAGCGCCACCGCCCTGCGCGATGTCGATGCGACCGTCCCCGTCGAAGTCGCCGGCCGCGAGCACGGGGCCTGGGCCCTCGAATTCGGCCATGCAGGTCACGGGCGTCGCGAAGCCGTCGCCGGCCCGCAGCACCACGAGCGCGCCGCCGTCGCTCGCGAGCACGACGTCGTCGCGGGCATCGCCGTCGAGATCACCGGCGACCATGCGGTGGTAGTCGCCATCGACACGGACCTTGGGTTGCTCGGTGAACCCACCGTCGCTGCGGAACGCCTCCCACAGCGCAATGCCGTAATTCGTGCTCACGCGCAGCACGTCGGCCGCACCATCGCCATCGACGTCACCGACGGCGACGCCGGTCGGCAGGGCCCCGACGCCCGAGATGTACGCGTCGGTGGTGCCGTCGAGCGGGCCGCCGCGATAGATGCGGAGATCTTCGTCGCCCGCGACCACGAGATCGGGGGTGAGGTCCTGGTACACCCGACCGATCGCGAAGTCCTCGAGCGCACCGCCGCTCGAGTGGATGTACGGCGCATCGAAGCCGGTGCCGAGGTTGGCCATCACCGCCAGCTCGGTCGAGGGTCCGCCGAAGTCGGCCTCGACCACGAGGTCGCCGAGACCATCGCCGTCGAGGTCCGCGAGCTCGAGGCGCCGCACGATCGAGGTCGGCGCCGCGCCGAGCCCGAAGTTGCCGGCACCATCGTTGAAGAAGAACACCAGCCCGGCGATCGAGCCGGAGGTTGCGAGCGCGATGTCCTGGTCGCCATCACCGTCGAGGTCGCCGACCCCGACGTCGTCGACGTGGATCCCTGCCATCAGCGGCAGCTCGACGACGGCCGTGCCGCCGCCGCTCATCACCTGTGCACCATCGGCGTGACCGATCACGAGCTCGCGCGCCGCATCGCCATCGCCGTCCATGAACGACAGCGAGGTGACCGAGATGCCCGCCGCCAGCGGAATCGGCGGGCCCAGCACGGCGTCGCTGCAGCCGGGCAGCACCGGCGCCTGGTAGCAGTAGTCGTTGCGACAGTACTGGCCGGCGTCGCAGTCCGCGTTGGTGTTGCACACGCCGGTGTAGCAGCCACCGTCGTCGTAGTAGCAGCAGCCGCCACCCTCACCGCAGCAGAAGTCGAGGCAGTAGTAGTACGGCTCGCAGACGCCCGCGATGCACTTGTAGCCGTAGCCGCAGGGCACCTGATAGCAATTGGTCGGACCGCTGTCGGGTCCGCTCGGATCGCTGGGGTTGCTCGGATCGCTGGGGTCGCTCGGATCCGTCGGGCTGCTCGACTGCGTCGGATCGGTGCTGACGTCGGTGTCGGTGCCGGTGCC encodes the following:
- a CDS encoding bestrophin family protein codes for the protein MFVNYQGTLVGLLGWQARAVLMYLGIATVITALDRLGNIHWFEVDTVPLAVLGGAIGIFVSFRTNSCYDRWWEGRRLWGQLVNTSRHFTTQVLSYAVQLDDATRETQQGLVRRHIAYVHVLRCLLREQDPFVDPEVQRFLDPESRAHLRGESNLTHALLHRQTEDLVALANAGHLDPLRLQSLDRSIATLLDVQGGCERIKRTPFPPSYGFLASRITGIYAVLLPLGIVGEVGWATIPLTVLVCLSFTLINEVGRVLEDPFTMFWPALPLSALSTMIEVNLRQRLGETELPALRKPDEGHPDVSRGAAVSACRSSAAARAAARRPRCRRARRRGRRAWRWARCDRRARAAGATVRRAPRARSASDRRARRADDHLRGSSRLAGSSAIAPARSSPTSTRNHSGMSSAISRPWAASTTACARPWFDMYEISAARPSSSWPASSGSSTSRPILPVGSGKWNARADSLGGAPTGSSRTLSTKRRTAS
- a CDS encoding VCBS repeat-containing protein, producing the protein MHELRISSWHLASLALPMAALGCGPLIPIDGTGTDTDVSTDPTQSSSPTDPSDPSDPSNPSDPSGPDSGPTNCYQVPCGYGYKCIAGVCEPYYYCLDFCCGEGGGCCYYDDGGCYTGVCNTNADCDAGQYCRNDYCYQAPVLPGCSDAVLGPPIPLAAGISVTSLSFMDGDGDAARELVIGHADGAQVMSGGGTAVVELPLMAGIHVDDVGVGDLDGDGDQDIALATSGSIAGLVFFFNDGAGNFGLGAAPTSIVRRLELADLDGDGLGDLVVEADFGGPSTELAVMANLGTGFDAPYIHSSGGALEDFAIGRVYQDLTPDLVVAGDEDLRIYRGGPLDGTTDAYISGVGALPTGVAVGDVDGDGAADVLRVSTNYGIALWEAFRSDGGFTEQPKVRVDGDYHRMVAGDLDGDARDDVVLASDGGALVVLRAGDGFATPVTCMAEFEGPGPVLAAGDFDGDGRIDIAQGGGAAVHLWSGAN